A single region of the Changchengzhania lutea genome encodes:
- a CDS encoding sugar MFS transporter, which yields MQAKNKHLVPILIIAGLFFIFGFVTWINGALIPFMKTISELTSAQSFLVASASYISFVVMALPASYIINKIGYRKGMSLGLIVMAIGALVFIPAAEARTYWVFLLGIFVQGMGMTLLQTASNPYITILGPIESAAKRIAIMGIANKVAGALGSLIFGALLLSGIDEIKEKLSIVSAVEKGLLLDAMADSVVTPYIVMAVVLFILGVLIRKAPLPHVEAEPIEVSKEGETAKTSIFQFPHLWLGVLTLFVYVGAEVIAGDTIIAYGISLGFPATDAKFFTTFTLMAMVATYGLGVFLIPKYVNQALALRASAILGIIFTFCIIFTSGFVSVLFVAALGTANALVWPAVWPLTLKGLGKFTKTASALLIMAISGGAIIPPLYGKLVDGNKADLVAQGMSDAMAFAEASTKGYWILLPCYLIILYYAFLGHKLGLKKE from the coding sequence ATGCAAGCAAAGAACAAACACTTAGTTCCAATTCTTATCATAGCCGGATTATTTTTCATTTTCGGTTTTGTTACTTGGATTAATGGTGCTTTAATACCTTTTATGAAAACTATTAGTGAATTAACGTCTGCACAATCCTTTTTAGTAGCATCAGCTTCCTACATTTCCTTTGTGGTTATGGCTTTACCCGCTTCCTATATAATTAATAAAATTGGGTATAGAAAAGGGATGTCTTTAGGCTTAATTGTCATGGCTATTGGTGCTTTAGTTTTTATTCCAGCAGCAGAGGCAAGAACATATTGGGTGTTTTTATTAGGGATTTTTGTACAAGGTATGGGGATGACTTTGTTACAAACAGCTTCAAACCCCTATATTACTATTTTAGGACCTATTGAAAGTGCCGCAAAGCGTATAGCAATTATGGGAATTGCGAATAAGGTTGCAGGTGCCTTAGGCTCACTAATTTTTGGAGCTCTTTTATTATCAGGAATAGACGAAATTAAAGAAAAATTAAGTATCGTTAGTGCTGTTGAAAAAGGACTCTTGTTAGATGCTATGGCAGATAGTGTTGTAACGCCTTATATTGTTATGGCAGTTGTTCTTTTTATATTAGGGGTTCTAATTAGAAAAGCACCGTTGCCACATGTTGAAGCCGAACCGATTGAAGTATCAAAAGAAGGAGAAACAGCTAAAACCAGTATTTTTCAATTTCCACATTTATGGCTAGGAGTATTAACCCTTTTCGTGTATGTTGGTGCTGAAGTTATAGCAGGTGACACTATTATAGCTTACGGTATTTCTTTAGGGTTTCCCGCCACTGATGCTAAATTTTTCACAACCTTTACATTAATGGCGATGGTTGCTACTTATGGACTAGGTGTGTTTTTAATTCCTAAATATGTTAATCAAGCTTTAGCATTAAGAGCAAGCGCTATTTTAGGAATAATATTTACTTTTTGTATAATTTTTACTTCAGGATTTGTATCCGTTCTTTTTGTAGCAGCATTGGGGACAGCTAATGCATTGGTCTGGCCAGCTGTTTGGCCTTTAACATTAAAGGGGTTGGGTAAATTCACTAAAACAGCTTCAGCATTGTTAATTATGGCTATTTCAGGAGGCGCAATAATACCTCCATTATATGGAAAATTAGTTGATGGAAATAAAGCGGATTTAGTTGCTCAAGGTATGAGTGATGCCATGGCATTTGCAGAAGCTTCTACAAAAGGTTATTGGATTTTATTACCATGTTATCTCATTATTTTATATTATGCTTTTTTGGGGCATAAACTTGGATTAAAAAAGGAGTAA
- a CDS encoding GNAT family N-acetyltransferase encodes MKNIIYKKAETTEELYQILDLQHVNIRDSISKAESKSEGFVTVQHDFSILKAMNNTCAHTIAKSNGNVIGYALSMVKAFKEEIPVLKPMFKKIDSCVDPNLSYITMGQICIDKAFRKQGVFRGLYNAMKTHVKHEFDAIITEVDGKNTRSLNAHKTIGFKLLKRYMSNNQNWELIIWNWT; translated from the coding sequence GTGAAAAATATAATTTACAAAAAGGCAGAAACTACTGAGGAGTTATATCAAATTCTCGATCTTCAACATGTAAATATTCGAGATTCTATATCCAAAGCAGAGAGCAAATCTGAAGGCTTTGTAACCGTACAACATGATTTTTCCATCTTAAAAGCCATGAACAATACCTGTGCCCACACCATTGCAAAAAGTAATGGCAACGTAATTGGGTATGCCTTATCTATGGTTAAAGCATTTAAGGAAGAGATACCTGTTTTAAAACCCATGTTTAAGAAAATAGATAGCTGTGTAGATCCAAATCTTAGCTATATAACCATGGGGCAGATTTGCATTGATAAAGCATTTAGAAAACAAGGTGTATTTAGAGGGCTTTACAATGCCATGAAAACCCATGTAAAACATGAATTTGATGCGATAATTACCGAGGTAGACGGAAAAAATACGAGGTCTTTAAATGCCCATAAAACAATAGGGTTTAAGTTGCTAAAAAGGTATATGTCAAATAATCAAAATTGGGAACTTATTATTTGGAATTGGACGTAA
- a CDS encoding DUF2975 domain-containing protein: protein MKTKQVLNIMNVVSWIVFIGYCIKAGAIAIVSILTIFVNKKATENLYMGIDISNLYDFSEMHYTFVVLLFVLIVIIKAYIFYLLIKIFKTMDFNRPFDGVVVQLIFKISYFSLSVGLLGIISNAYTKWLSYKVIFTELEMETSAYIFMAGVIFVIASLFKRATEIQAENDLTI from the coding sequence ATGAAAACAAAACAAGTTTTAAACATAATGAACGTAGTATCGTGGATTGTATTTATAGGCTACTGTATTAAAGCGGGTGCCATAGCTATAGTGTCAATTCTTACCATTTTTGTAAATAAGAAGGCTACCGAAAATTTATATATGGGAATTGATATCTCTAATCTTTATGATTTTAGTGAGATGCACTACACTTTTGTTGTGTTGCTCTTTGTATTGATTGTAATTATAAAGGCTTATATTTTTTACCTTCTAATTAAAATATTTAAAACAATGGATTTTAATAGGCCATTTGATGGAGTAGTAGTACAACTGATTTTTAAAATTAGTTATTTTTCATTAAGTGTGGGTCTCTTGGGGATTATTTCGAATGCTTATACCAAATGGTTGAGTTACAAAGTGATTTTTACAGAACTAGAAATGGAGACTTCTGCATATATATTTATGGCTGGTGTCATTTTTGTTATAGCGTCATTATTTAAACGAGCTACTGAAATTCAAGCTGAAAACGACCTAACAATCTAA
- the bioD gene encoding dethiobiotin synthase, with protein MNTYFITGISTDVGKTIASAIITEALEADYWKPIQAGELDHGDTKKVEHLISNKTSKCHPNSYALQTPMSPHAAAEIENISIDIKKIKSPKTKNHLVIEGAGGLLVPLNDTQTVLDLIKPGYMVIVVSRHYLGSINHTLLTVNLLKEKGFNVSIIFSGAEHVTTERIISKMTGVPIIGRIDEEPYFDNNVIKEYAEIFKEKL; from the coding sequence ATGAACACCTATTTCATTACAGGAATTTCAACCGATGTCGGTAAAACAATCGCTTCAGCAATTATAACGGAAGCTTTAGAGGCCGATTATTGGAAGCCTATTCAAGCTGGGGAATTAGACCATGGCGACACCAAAAAAGTAGAACATTTAATTTCAAATAAAACATCGAAATGTCACCCCAATAGCTATGCGTTACAAACTCCAATGAGTCCACATGCAGCTGCAGAAATTGAGAATATTTCAATTGACATTAAAAAAATTAAATCGCCGAAAACTAAAAACCATTTGGTTATTGAAGGTGCGGGCGGATTGTTGGTCCCTTTAAATGACACCCAGACCGTTTTAGACCTCATCAAACCAGGATATATGGTCATTGTGGTATCTCGTCATTATTTAGGAAGCATTAACCATACACTGCTTACCGTGAATCTTTTAAAAGAAAAAGGCTTTAATGTGTCTATCATCTTTAGCGGTGCGGAACACGTAACAACCGAACGTATTATTTCTAAAATGACAGGTGTTCCCATCATTGGAAGAATTGATGAAGAGCCCTATTTTGATAATAATGTGATTAAGGAATATGCCGAAATTTTTAAAGAAAAATTGTAA
- a CDS encoding VCBS repeat-containing protein, with amino-acid sequence MSLKHILFITLICFCISCSEENNFVPFDDGKNTVFTAIPESHSKIDFENKVEENLDFNFLNYSYIYNGGGVAVGDINNDGLEDVYFTSNQNSNKLYLNKGNFVFEDITEKAKVEDDTGWTTGVAMVDINNDGWLDIYVCKSGSLNNRRARQNKLFINQKNNTFKEEALKYGLKEYGFSTQAYFLDYDKDGDLDMYLVNHSSNFNNDLLSPPQYQSRLTKDDIDRLFRNDNGVYKDVTKTSGISTKKAWGLSASIGDFNNDSWPDIYVANDFLEPDFLYINNKDGTFENSVLENFKHISNNSMGSDFADINNDLLPDLIVLDMMAADRKRGKENMPSMSTAKFNRMVNKGYHHQYMSNMLQLNSGNGTFSEIGQFSGIAKTDWSWAPLIADFNNDGFNDVFVTNGIDKDLSNQDFRNTMRRKNINYNKKESLEEATNLIPSEKLTNYMFKNNADYTFKDVSLDFGFDAKINSNGAAYADLDNDGDLDLVLNNQSDKASIYRNNTEANYVTLSLEGSKENIKGIGAKVEVYTNNTQQLKQLYTSRGYQSSVSFNLNFGLGESKVVDSLKVIWNDNKTETLTNIEANKRLTLSYSKAKKEDVDVKKEVSLFDSISASSIGIDYKHKSVNFNDYNLQLLLPQKQSTIDNALSVADVNNDGLDDVFIGNTIGFSAELYIQNNLGTFVKTNQELFEKDKAYNDNNALFFDVDNDNDLDLYVASGNYSQPEKSTLLQDRLYINDGKGNFSKRKLPEMLTITKAIATGDYDNDGDLDLFVGGRIVPGKYPKEPTSYLLENKNGYFINMTSIKAKELETIGLVNDAQFSDYDSDGDVDLVLAGEWMPVTFFNNEKGTFTKVDLPTNTITGWFQTICAIDFDTDGDDDYFVGNLGENNKFHPTEKKPLHIYANYFDDNASYDIALSKESDGDLFPIRGKECSSQQTPFLNEKIKTFREFANSNIMDVYGKENIESALHLQASSFSSYYIQNNGNGDFEFKSLPNLAQFGPTLDFEFLDMNNDGLLELLGVGSIYDSEVETIRYDASQCYILTYNNNKISDYKDLISLPNNEVKAIERIVINDELYFILMNANEELSLLKIR; translated from the coding sequence ATGAGTTTAAAGCACATATTATTCATAACCTTAATTTGCTTTTGTATAAGCTGTAGCGAAGAAAACAATTTTGTTCCTTTTGACGATGGAAAAAACACTGTGTTCACAGCGATTCCAGAAAGCCATTCTAAAATAGATTTTGAGAATAAAGTTGAAGAAAATTTGGATTTCAATTTTTTAAACTACTCATATATATATAATGGCGGAGGCGTAGCTGTAGGCGACATTAATAACGACGGTTTAGAAGATGTTTACTTTACCTCTAATCAAAATTCCAATAAATTATACTTAAACAAAGGGAACTTTGTATTTGAAGATATTACTGAAAAAGCTAAAGTCGAAGATGATACAGGCTGGACTACAGGAGTTGCTATGGTAGATATTAATAACGATGGGTGGTTGGATATTTATGTTTGTAAATCGGGATCATTAAACAATCGCAGGGCGCGGCAAAACAAGCTTTTTATCAATCAAAAAAACAATACTTTTAAGGAAGAGGCTTTAAAATATGGGCTAAAAGAATATGGTTTTTCAACACAGGCTTATTTTCTAGACTACGATAAAGATGGCGATTTAGATATGTATCTCGTTAACCATAGCTCAAATTTTAATAACGATTTACTCAGCCCACCTCAATATCAAAGTAGATTAACAAAAGATGATATAGACCGGTTATTCAGAAACGACAATGGCGTCTATAAAGACGTCACGAAAACATCGGGGATTTCCACTAAAAAAGCATGGGGTTTAAGTGCCTCTATTGGCGATTTTAATAACGATTCATGGCCAGATATCTATGTGGCAAACGATTTTTTAGAACCCGATTTTTTATACATTAACAATAAAGATGGCACTTTCGAAAACTCTGTTCTAGAGAACTTTAAGCATATTTCAAACAATAGCATGGGCTCTGATTTTGCTGATATTAATAATGATTTGTTACCAGATCTTATTGTTTTAGACATGATGGCTGCCGATAGAAAGCGCGGAAAAGAAAATATGCCATCCATGAGCACGGCAAAATTTAATCGTATGGTGAACAAAGGCTATCACCATCAATACATGTCTAATATGTTACAACTTAATTCCGGAAATGGAACTTTTAGTGAAATTGGCCAGTTTTCGGGAATAGCAAAAACAGACTGGAGTTGGGCGCCCTTAATTGCCGATTTTAACAATGATGGCTTTAACGATGTGTTTGTTACCAACGGAATAGATAAAGACCTTTCTAATCAGGATTTTAGAAATACCATGCGCAGAAAAAATATAAACTATAATAAAAAGGAAAGTTTAGAAGAAGCTACTAATTTAATTCCTTCAGAAAAGCTTACAAATTATATGTTTAAAAATAATGCCGATTATACTTTTAAAGATGTCTCTCTTGATTTTGGTTTTGACGCTAAAATAAATTCAAACGGTGCCGCTTATGCCGATCTTGATAATGATGGCGACCTCGATCTTGTGCTTAATAATCAGTCAGATAAAGCATCTATTTATAGGAATAATACAGAAGCTAACTATGTAACATTAAGTTTAGAAGGCTCAAAAGAAAACATAAAAGGCATCGGTGCAAAAGTTGAAGTTTACACTAATAATACACAACAATTAAAGCAACTATATACGAGTAGAGGCTATCAATCATCAGTAAGTTTTAATTTGAATTTTGGGTTGGGAGAATCAAAAGTTGTAGATAGTTTGAAAGTGATTTGGAATGATAATAAGACAGAAACTTTAACAAATATTGAAGCAAATAAGCGCTTAACCTTGTCTTATTCAAAAGCAAAAAAAGAAGATGTTGATGTTAAAAAAGAAGTGTCATTATTCGATTCAATTTCTGCCTCTAGCATAGGAATTGATTACAAACACAAATCTGTTAATTTTAACGATTACAACTTGCAGTTATTATTACCTCAAAAGCAATCTACAATTGATAATGCACTAAGCGTTGCCGATGTGAATAACGATGGTTTAGACGATGTTTTCATTGGAAATACAATAGGATTTTCTGCAGAACTTTATATTCAAAATAATTTAGGAACTTTTGTGAAAACAAATCAGGAGTTATTTGAAAAAGATAAAGCGTATAATGATAACAATGCATTGTTTTTTGATGTTGATAATGACAACGATTTAGATTTATATGTTGCTTCGGGTAACTACAGTCAACCAGAAAAAAGCACTTTACTTCAAGACAGGTTATATATAAATGACGGTAAAGGAAATTTTTCGAAACGAAAACTTCCAGAAATGTTGACGATTACAAAGGCCATTGCCACTGGCGATTATGATAATGATGGTGATTTAGATTTATTTGTTGGCGGACGCATAGTTCCAGGGAAATATCCCAAGGAACCAACATCGTATTTATTGGAAAATAAAAACGGATACTTTATAAACATGACTTCGATAAAAGCTAAGGAGTTAGAGACCATTGGTTTAGTAAACGATGCCCAGTTTTCAGATTATGATAGTGATGGCGATGTCGATTTAGTTTTGGCAGGCGAATGGATGCCTGTCACATTTTTTAATAATGAAAAGGGCACTTTTACAAAAGTAGATTTGCCAACAAATACCATTACAGGTTGGTTTCAAACCATATGCGCGATAGATTTTGATACCGATGGCGATGATGATTATTTTGTTGGAAACTTAGGAGAAAATAATAAATTTCATCCAACAGAAAAGAAACCACTACATATTTATGCTAATTATTTTGATGACAATGCTAGCTACGATATTGCATTAAGTAAAGAATCTGATGGCGATTTATTTCCTATTCGTGGTAAGGAATGTTCATCTCAACAAACACCTTTCTTAAACGAAAAAATTAAAACATTTAGAGAGTTTGCCAATTCGAATATTATGGATGTTTACGGAAAAGAAAATATCGAGTCTGCCCTTCATTTACAAGCCTCCAGTTTTAGTTCGTATTATATTCAGAATAATGGCAATGGGGATTTTGAATTTAAAAGCTTACCCAATTTAGCTCAATTTGGACCTACGCTAGATTTTGAGTTTTTAGATATGAATAATGATGGTTTACTTGAATTATTGGGAGTTGGAAGTATATATGATTCAGAAGTTGAAACGATACGTTACGATGCTTCTCAATGTTATATTTTAACTTATAACAACAATAAAATATCTGACTATAAAGATTTAATAAGTTTGCCGAATAATGAAGTTAAGGCTATTGAGCGTATTGTTATAAACGACGAATTATATTTTATTTTGATGAATGCAAATGAAGAACTTAGCCTATTAAAGATTAGGTAA
- a CDS encoding putative signal transducing protein, with translation MSEIFKTIARFQYSMEAQIVKGRLEAEGIQVFLSDNLTIDTDPLVSHAIGGVKLKVLSRQALEAQHILESIKKYSIDDDGNTVNCPNCKSEKIELFSTIKDAKSLFWFIFGVLFSTLPFYTKHKYRCENCKTEFDLK, from the coding sequence ATGAGCGAAATATTTAAAACCATAGCACGATTTCAATATTCCATGGAGGCACAAATCGTAAAAGGCCGACTGGAAGCCGAAGGCATACAAGTGTTTCTATCAGACAACCTAACCATAGATACAGACCCGTTGGTAAGCCATGCTATTGGCGGCGTGAAACTCAAAGTGTTATCCCGTCAAGCGTTGGAAGCACAGCATATTTTAGAGTCTATCAAAAAATATTCTATTGATGACGATGGTAATACCGTAAATTGCCCAAATTGTAAAAGCGAAAAAATAGAACTCTTTTCAACAATAAAGGATGCTAAATCATTATTCTGGTTTATTTTTGGTGTATTATTTTCAACACTCCCATTTTACACAAAACATAAATATAGGTGTGAAAATTGTAAAACAGAATTTGATTTAAAATGA
- a CDS encoding aminotransferase class I/II-fold pyridoxal phosphate-dependent enzyme — MIPKKLQQKLEERKANNALRYLGTPSNLIDFSSNDYLGFSKSETIFNKTHAFLVGHNMTQNGATGSRLLSGNHTLYPITENIISNFHNSQSALMFNSGYDANIGLFSSVPQRNDVILYDEFAHASIRDGISMSHATAYKFMHNDLEDLERHLVRCRQISKETTMYIVTESVFSMDGDSPDLKALVTISKKHQAHVIIDEAHAVGVFGKNGAGLVQELELEQYIFARIITFGKALGCHGAAILGSEPLKAYLINFARSFIYTTGLPPHSLATIQFAYQELTDTKIRHKLHQNIHYFKSEITKNNIENIFIESHSVIQCCIISGNDLVKSIAKKLQDHQFDVKPIVSPTVPKGKERLRFCLHSYNTKKDISAVLNLLATFIN, encoded by the coding sequence GTGATTCCAAAAAAACTTCAACAAAAACTAGAAGAACGCAAAGCGAATAACGCTCTGAGATATTTGGGAACACCATCTAATTTAATAGACTTTTCATCCAATGACTATTTAGGTTTTTCTAAATCTGAAACCATTTTTAATAAGACACACGCGTTTTTAGTGGGGCATAACATGACCCAAAATGGGGCTACGGGCTCTCGTTTATTATCAGGTAATCACACTTTATATCCTATTACTGAAAATATAATTTCAAATTTTCACAACAGTCAATCTGCACTCATGTTCAATTCGGGTTACGATGCCAATATCGGGCTCTTTTCGTCTGTCCCACAGCGCAACGACGTGATTTTATATGATGAATTTGCACACGCTTCCATACGTGATGGCATCTCTATGAGCCATGCCACAGCCTATAAGTTTATGCACAATGATCTGGAAGATCTAGAACGTCACCTTGTGCGTTGCCGACAGATTTCAAAGGAAACCACTATGTATATAGTAACAGAATCTGTGTTTTCTATGGATGGTGATTCGCCAGATTTAAAAGCCCTAGTTACCATCAGCAAAAAGCATCAAGCGCATGTTATTATTGATGAAGCACATGCGGTTGGTGTTTTTGGAAAAAATGGTGCAGGTCTTGTTCAAGAATTAGAATTAGAACAGTATATATTTGCTCGCATTATAACCTTTGGAAAAGCGCTGGGGTGTCATGGTGCTGCTATTCTTGGAAGCGAGCCCTTGAAAGCATATCTCATCAATTTTGCGCGTAGTTTTATATATACTACCGGGCTACCACCTCATAGTTTAGCCACCATTCAGTTTGCGTATCAGGAATTAACTGATACAAAAATCAGACATAAACTGCATCAAAATATTCACTATTTTAAATCGGAAATCACTAAAAATAATATTGAAAATATCTTTATTGAATCTCATTCGGTGATTCAGTGTTGTATTATTTCAGGTAATGATTTGGTAAAATCTATTGCAAAAAAACTACAAGACCATCAGTTTGATGTCAAACCAATAGTATCACCAACCGTTCCTAAAGGCAAAGAGCGCTTGCGTTTTTGCTTACACAGTTATAATACTAAAAAAGACATCTCAGCGGTTTTAAATTTGCTGGCAACTTTTATAAATTAG
- a CDS encoding LexA family protein — protein MILHTSKSLTLFTPEAINGLDAVFLDTGISAGFPSPAEDFKEERLSLDRELIKNKEATFFARVSGQSMIGAGLDDNDLLVIDKGLEPENNKIAVCFLDGEFTVKRLKVDKDEVWLQPENPNYPIIKITSENDFIIWGIVTNVIKKV, from the coding sequence ATGATACTTCATACCTCTAAAAGTTTAACGCTTTTCACACCAGAAGCCATCAACGGATTGGATGCCGTATTTTTAGATACCGGCATTTCAGCAGGATTTCCTTCGCCAGCCGAAGATTTTAAAGAAGAGCGACTTTCTTTAGACAGAGAACTTATTAAAAACAAAGAAGCCACTTTTTTTGCACGGGTAAGCGGGCAATCTATGATTGGAGCAGGACTTGACGACAATGATTTGTTGGTTATAGATAAAGGCCTGGAACCAGAAAACAACAAAATAGCGGTCTGCTTTTTAGATGGTGAGTTTACAGTAAAACGTTTAAAAGTAGATAAAGATGAGGTTTGGTTGCAGCCAGAAAATCCCAATTATCCCATAATAAAAATTACAAGCGAAAATGATTTTATCATTTGGGGTATTGTTACCAATGTGATTAAAAAAGTGTAG
- a CDS encoding DUF3157 family protein: protein MKTIFLLLLFTISGIGFAQDNHIVKTDDGRRVLLKTDFSWEYIDSEKPATVGAVADGSK, encoded by the coding sequence ATGAAAACGATTTTTTTATTGCTCTTATTTACGATCTCTGGTATCGGTTTTGCCCAAGATAATCATATTGTAAAAACAGATGATGGCAGACGCGTTTTACTAAAGACTGATTTTTCTTGGGAGTATATCGATTCAGAAAAACCAGCTACAGTTGGTGCCGTTGCAGATGGCTCTAAGTAA
- a CDS encoding IS1595 family transposase translates to MDIFSFGVHFTDEKSCRLHFKEQRDKQGVVCKRCGCTDHYWLINKWSYQCKSCNSRTSLRSGTIMESSKLSFLVWYKTIFLMSTTKKGFSSKEIQRQLGLKRYEPVWAMVHKLRRAMGDRDDRYTLEGMIEMDEGYFTIEASEQAHKTQKAGRGSKTKSNVMIMAESTILEDIETGKVDRQCRYFKAKVLEDHKADGTDQSFKDAIDDEQTIIFTDKSTSYVNIADYVEIHMTEKSNEQTTKETLKWVHIAISNAKRNFAGTYHKIKKKYLQLYLNEFVYKLNRRYFGERIFDRLIIASITANGH, encoded by the coding sequence ATGGATATATTTTCTTTTGGGGTTCATTTCACAGATGAAAAGAGTTGCAGGCTTCATTTCAAGGAGCAAAGGGACAAGCAAGGTGTTGTTTGTAAGCGTTGCGGATGTACAGACCACTATTGGCTGATCAATAAATGGAGCTATCAATGTAAATCCTGCAACTCAAGGACATCATTGCGCAGTGGCACCATAATGGAAAGCTCTAAATTGTCATTTCTGGTTTGGTACAAGACCATTTTTTTGATGAGCACCACAAAAAAAGGATTTTCCAGTAAAGAGATACAGCGCCAGTTGGGGCTAAAACGTTATGAGCCAGTTTGGGCAATGGTCCATAAACTGCGTAGAGCAATGGGGGATCGTGATGACAGGTACACATTGGAAGGAATGATAGAAATGGATGAAGGCTATTTTACTATTGAAGCCTCGGAACAAGCACACAAAACCCAAAAAGCAGGTCGAGGGAGCAAAACTAAATCCAATGTTATGATTATGGCAGAAAGCACCATACTGGAAGATATAGAAACAGGAAAAGTAGATAGACAATGCCGTTATTTTAAAGCTAAGGTATTAGAAGACCACAAGGCAGATGGCACAGACCAAAGCTTCAAAGACGCTATTGATGACGAGCAAACTATTATATTTACAGATAAGAGTACTTCATATGTAAATATTGCAGACTATGTAGAAATACATATGACAGAGAAATCAAACGAACAAACCACCAAAGAAACACTCAAATGGGTGCATATAGCAATAAGCAATGCTAAAAGGAACTTTGCGGGAACTTATCATAAAATCAAGAAGAAATATTTGCAATTATATCTGAACGAGTTTGTTTATAAGCTCAACCGCAGGTATTTTGGAGAACGAATCTTTGATAGGCTTATTATTGCTAGCATTACAGCTAATGGACATTAA
- a CDS encoding helix-turn-helix domain-containing protein, with the protein MPIIVNLDIMLTKRKMRSNELAEIIDITPANLSILKSGKAKAVRFSTLEAICKALDCQPADILEYVED; encoded by the coding sequence ATGCCAATAATTGTAAATCTTGATATCATGTTGACGAAGCGTAAAATGCGTAGCAATGAATTGGCCGAAATTATAGATATAACGCCTGCCAATCTATCTATTTTGAAATCGGGTAAGGCTAAAGCGGTTCGGTTTTCAACATTAGAGGCTATTTGTAAAGCCTTAGATTGCCAACCAGCCGATATTTTAGAATATGTAGAAGATTAG